In the Leptospiraceae bacterium genome, one interval contains:
- a CDS encoding flagellar protein FlgN, with amino-acid sequence MKQPFIEWISNISEIFTKEIKIYKNLLDLEIQKKGNILEKNGKALESLTKESYNLMVGASELERVRMNEIENFYKEKKIEISEEKNSFNEFLNHIDRNSNFKLKGLAGELKEVLQSLKEKIILNEKLMKTNQEIFKLSIDALKRASETEIPVSYGSVSVKTSTRNTPVMLNTKA; translated from the coding sequence ATGAAACAGCCTTTTATTGAATGGATTAGTAATATATCTGAAATTTTTACAAAAGAAATCAAAATTTATAAAAATCTTTTAGATTTAGAAATTCAAAAGAAAGGTAATATCCTAGAAAAAAACGGTAAAGCATTAGAGTCTCTAACAAAAGAATCTTACAATTTAATGGTGGGTGCATCTGAATTAGAGAGAGTAAGAATGAACGAAATTGAAAATTTTTACAAAGAAAAAAAAATTGAAATTTCAGAAGAAAAAAATTCATTTAACGAGTTTTTAAATCATATAGATAGAAATTCAAATTTTAAACTAAAAGGTCTCGCTGGAGAATTAAAAGAAGTTTTGCAGTCATTAAAAGAAAAAATTATCTTAAACGAAAAATTAATGAAAACCAATCAGGAAATTTTTAAACTTAGTATAGATGCTTTGAAACGAGCTTCCGAAACTGAAATCCCGGTTTCTTACGGAAGCGTTAGTGTTAAGACCAGTACCCGCAACACACCGGTCATGTTAAACACAAAAGCATAA